In Salminus brasiliensis chromosome 24, fSalBra1.hap2, whole genome shotgun sequence, one genomic interval encodes:
- the LOC140547042 gene encoding uncharacterized protein, translated as MAELDRGERVEMMVDIYESAGAVTLQDTRPQRTGGKSGSRRPRLAALCLGLLCALLLITNILLYMHYVHGKENLDFTAERESLLSRIRNLTEERDQLKNSYQNLTEEKIQLNKTLTENYRNLHTTYIKSLAMLSHLKEWEKFGSSYYYFTSEGKTWSEARQDCRDRGADLVIINSIEEQEFINKKNKYVWIGLSDAEAEGQWKWVDGSPLTIEFWKDHEPSNTDANEDCATFNPNTQKTWNDIHCSCKAGWICEFPLIYPQEIH; from the exons ATGGCTGAGCTGGACAGAGGAGAGCGAGTGGAGATGATGGTGGATATTTATGAAAGTGCAGGTGCTGTTACACTTCAGGACACAAGGCCACAACGTACAG GtggtaaaagtggaagtagacGCCCCAGACTGGCTGCATTGTGTTTGGGACTGCTGTGTGCTCTACTGCTGATCACCAACATTCTGCTGTACATGCATT ATGTTCATGGGAAAGAAAATCTAGACttcactgcagagagagagagcctcttATCCAGAATTAGAAACCTGACCGAAGAAAGAGATCAGCTAAAGAACAGCTACCAGAAtctgactgaagagaaaatACAGTTAAACAAAACTTTAACAGAGAACTACCGCAATCTGCACACCACATATATAAAATCACTGG CCATGTTGTCACATTTAAAGGAGTGGGAAAAGTTTGGAAGCAGCTACTACTATTTTACTTCTGAGGGAAAGACGTGGAGTGAGGCCAGGCAAGACTGCAGAGACAGAGGAGCAGATCTGGTGATCATAAACAGTATAGAGGAACAG GAGTTCattaacaagaaaaacaaatatgTGTGGATTGGTCTGAGTGATGCAGAAGCAGAGGGACAGTGGAAGTGGGTGGATGGATCACCACTGACCATTGA GTTCTGGAAAGATCATGAGCCAAGCAATACCGATGCAAATGAGGACTGTGCCACTTTCAATCCTAATACACAGAAGACATGGAATGATATACACTGCTCTTGCAAGGCTGGATGGATCTGTGAATTCCCTTTGATATACCCTCAAGAGATCCATTAA